The Prochlorococcus sp. MIT 1300 genome has a window encoding:
- a CDS encoding NAD+ synthase, protein MKFALAQLNPLVGDISGNGKRISVACKEATLLDAELLLTPELSLWGYPPRDLLLNTSLLNKQDQVLNDLSKLIAIECPKLSVLVGIAEQAPDQQLPRLFNSFALINKEGWKVVSRKQLLPSYDVFDEKRYFRPSQKPGVLQLKSAERVWRLGITICEDIWVEEQLQGQKVIGPDPVESLIEHKIDLLINLSASPFSKSKDFLRQKLANRAAKRLKCPVIYLNQVGANDELIFDGASFVVNEDNKLLLKLPSYKESLAIWDTKEPNTLSLQLQKDPLQEVFEALVLGVKDYARKCCFNTALIGLSGGIDSALVAVIATAALGADKVTGILMPSPWSSKGSINDALNLAEILGLKSHTIPIEELMKSFNLSLLDTLGKFPEGITAENLQSRIRGTLLMAIANQGGHLLLSTGNKSELAVGYCTLYGDMNGGLSVIGDVYKTTVFSLCEWLDSSASMTCRKNLGLPLQGDLIGEVIRTKAPSAELRPGQLDCDSLPEYSLLDPLLKALIEDRVSTEILINKGYSPDLINHIKQLLKKGEFKRKQSPPLLKVSFQAFGTGWRIPIASA, encoded by the coding sequence ATGAAATTCGCTTTGGCACAACTAAACCCTCTTGTGGGAGACATCTCCGGAAATGGGAAGCGAATCAGTGTTGCGTGCAAAGAAGCAACACTCTTAGACGCAGAGCTATTACTAACACCAGAGTTGTCTCTATGGGGCTATCCACCCAGAGACCTTTTATTGAATACATCTTTACTTAATAAACAAGATCAAGTTTTAAATGATCTCTCCAAGTTAATCGCCATTGAATGTCCCAAACTATCTGTATTAGTAGGCATTGCGGAGCAAGCGCCTGATCAACAATTGCCAAGACTCTTTAATTCCTTCGCCCTGATCAATAAAGAAGGTTGGAAAGTAGTCAGTCGTAAACAACTACTACCCTCATACGACGTTTTTGATGAAAAGCGTTACTTCCGTCCTTCTCAAAAACCAGGAGTCCTGCAACTAAAAAGTGCAGAGAGAGTATGGCGCCTTGGAATAACCATCTGCGAAGATATATGGGTAGAAGAACAACTTCAGGGGCAAAAGGTTATAGGACCTGACCCCGTTGAAAGTTTGATTGAACATAAAATCGATTTGCTAATCAATCTTTCTGCTTCACCCTTCAGCAAATCGAAGGATTTTTTACGCCAAAAATTGGCCAATCGAGCGGCGAAGCGACTCAAGTGTCCAGTCATTTATTTAAACCAAGTTGGAGCAAATGACGAACTTATTTTTGACGGCGCAAGTTTTGTTGTCAATGAAGACAATAAACTCCTTTTGAAACTGCCAAGTTATAAAGAGTCACTTGCTATCTGGGACACAAAGGAACCAAATACTCTCTCCTTACAACTCCAAAAAGACCCTCTTCAAGAAGTATTTGAAGCTCTCGTCCTAGGAGTCAAGGACTATGCGAGAAAATGTTGCTTTAATACCGCATTGATAGGCCTTAGTGGAGGTATCGACTCAGCACTAGTAGCTGTAATTGCGACAGCAGCATTAGGTGCTGACAAAGTTACGGGTATTTTAATGCCATCTCCATGGAGTTCAAAAGGCTCAATTAATGATGCATTGAATTTGGCAGAGATTCTGGGCCTCAAATCACACACAATCCCCATAGAAGAGCTCATGAAAAGCTTTAATTTGAGTCTTCTGGACACCCTAGGCAAATTTCCAGAAGGGATAACTGCAGAAAATCTTCAATCGCGTATTAGAGGAACTTTGTTAATGGCCATAGCAAATCAAGGAGGTCATCTACTACTCTCCACAGGAAATAAATCTGAGCTAGCAGTTGGCTACTGCACACTTTATGGGGATATGAATGGCGGGCTTTCAGTTATTGGAGACGTATATAAAACAACTGTGTTTTCTCTATGCGAGTGGCTGGATAGTTCTGCTTCAATGACTTGCCGCAAAAACCTTGGTCTTCCTCTGCAAGGTGATCTAATTGGAGAAGTAATCCGAACAAAAGCTCCCAGCGCAGAATTGCGTCCAGGCCAACTTGACTGTGATTCTCTTCCTGAATACTCCTTATTAGATCCTCTTTTAAAAGCTCTTATAGAAGATCGTGTTAGTACTGAAATCCTTATCAACAAAGGATATAGCCCTGATTTAATCAATCATATAAAACAGCTACTAAAGAAAGGAGAATTCAAAAGAAAACAATCACCACCTTTACTAAAAGTTAGCTTCCAAGCATTTGGGACCGGCTGGCGTATTCCAATAGCCTCTGCATGA
- a CDS encoding hemolysin family protein: MSSDLLLLVLLVVAVIAGSAFCSGVEAALLTVNPVRIHELAARTKPVANAKRLAKLQRRLGRTLSVLVVANNCFNIFGSMMLGGYAAWVFKQRAISGAALPLFSFGLTVLVILLGEILPKSLGSRKALEVSLTCAPVLDLLSLIMRPLVSLLEKLLPTITAETEISSDEEDIRQMAKIGSQQGQIEADEAAMITKVFQLNDLTARDLMTPRVAAPTLNGYATLESLRQKLLTKNSQWWVVLGAEVDNVLGIASRERLLTALLQGRGHLTPAELSEPVEFVPEMIRADTLLTGFQGNRRSMRVVVDEFGGFVGLIGAEAVLAVLAGWWRKSTQ, translated from the coding sequence ATGAGTTCAGACCTTCTGCTATTAGTACTTCTTGTAGTGGCTGTAATTGCAGGTTCTGCCTTTTGTTCTGGGGTTGAAGCAGCTCTTCTTACAGTCAATCCTGTAAGGATTCATGAATTAGCCGCTAGAACAAAACCAGTTGCCAATGCAAAGCGTCTTGCGAAACTGCAACGGAGACTTGGAAGAACTCTTTCGGTATTAGTGGTCGCAAATAACTGCTTCAACATATTCGGGAGCATGATGCTTGGGGGTTATGCCGCCTGGGTTTTTAAACAAAGAGCGATTAGCGGAGCCGCATTACCGCTCTTTTCATTTGGTCTCACAGTGCTAGTAATACTCCTTGGTGAAATCCTTCCAAAATCTCTTGGCAGCAGAAAAGCACTGGAAGTATCTCTTACATGTGCGCCAGTTTTAGATCTACTTAGTTTAATAATGAGACCTTTAGTCAGCTTACTGGAAAAGTTACTGCCAACAATTACCGCCGAAACTGAAATCAGTAGTGATGAAGAAGATATCCGCCAAATGGCAAAAATAGGCTCACAACAAGGGCAAATAGAAGCAGACGAAGCCGCAATGATAACCAAAGTCTTCCAACTAAATGATCTCACTGCTAGAGATCTAATGACACCTAGAGTTGCAGCACCAACTTTGAATGGTTATGCAACTCTTGAAAGTCTTAGGCAAAAACTACTCACTAAAAACTCTCAATGGTGGGTTGTATTAGGAGCTGAAGTAGACAATGTTCTTGGAATAGCGAGTAGAGAGCGATTACTCACAGCTCTTCTTCAAGGGCGAGGGCACTTGACCCCTGCCGAACTAAGCGAGCCAGTGGAATTTGTTCCTGAAATGATTCGAGCAGATACCTTACTTACGGGCTTCCAAGGGAATAGACGTAGTATGCGAGTAGTTGTAGATGAATTTGGTGGCTTCGTAGGGTTAATTGGTGCAGAAGCAGTTTTGGCTGTTCTAGCAGGATGGTGGCGGAAATCTACCCAATGA
- a CDS encoding GTP-binding protein gives MKETPTTPERCRLLLSKWRRELHISNREKIQLAGELISLDRQLKRLTNKSIRIGVFGRVGVGKSSLLNALLEKTCFDTDVGHGCTRNIQTTYWDQPIKKLQYVQLVDTPGIDEISAESRCRLAAKLVLQIDLILFVIDSDLNRVEFEALDTLLKSGKPILLVLNRSDQWSPTEQEELTKSIRRRLPRRISELQLQVVAAAPRQVKLQNDGKARSYPVAPRIESLRKSLVKLLTKHGELILALNTLRQADNFSQSLKQNRLKRSKLEAQSIIGRFAAVKASGVAANPLLLLDLAGGMACDTALVIQLCNLYGLQIGGPAARQILARLSTHNFLLGGAQIGIQLVLGGIRQVLFISAPISGGLTLASAAPVAFAQAALAVYTTKMTGRLTAQELLRGKHQREVQPGDMLRRLAKSDPQVRQWLSNWPKPILNAPGQPNTLLP, from the coding sequence ATGAAAGAGACCCCAACCACTCCGGAGCGCTGCCGGTTATTGCTAAGTAAATGGCGCAGAGAATTGCATATCAGTAATAGAGAAAAGATCCAACTTGCGGGGGAATTGATTTCTTTAGACCGCCAACTAAAGCGATTAACAAATAAAAGCATACGCATCGGAGTCTTTGGAAGAGTCGGCGTAGGAAAATCAAGCCTACTGAATGCTCTGCTTGAAAAAACATGTTTCGACACTGATGTTGGCCACGGCTGTACAAGAAATATTCAAACTACTTACTGGGATCAACCTATAAAAAAACTTCAATATGTTCAGCTAGTTGATACACCTGGAATAGATGAAATCTCAGCCGAAAGCAGATGCCGTTTGGCCGCAAAATTAGTGCTTCAAATCGACCTAATCTTATTTGTTATAGATAGTGACCTCAATAGAGTTGAGTTCGAAGCTCTAGATACGCTCCTTAAAAGTGGCAAACCAATTTTATTAGTTTTAAACCGATCTGATCAATGGTCACCTACAGAACAAGAAGAGCTGACGAAGAGCATTCGCAGACGCCTCCCAAGACGAATCTCTGAACTACAACTTCAAGTAGTGGCTGCTGCTCCAAGACAGGTGAAACTGCAAAATGACGGCAAAGCAAGAAGCTATCCAGTTGCTCCAAGAATTGAATCCTTGCGTAAAAGCCTGGTCAAACTGCTCACAAAGCACGGAGAGCTAATACTTGCTTTAAATACTCTCCGTCAAGCCGATAATTTCTCCCAATCTCTTAAACAAAATCGCTTAAAAAGAAGCAAATTAGAAGCTCAAAGCATTATTGGTCGCTTTGCAGCAGTAAAAGCTTCCGGGGTTGCTGCTAATCCACTCCTACTCCTTGACCTAGCTGGTGGAATGGCCTGTGACACTGCCTTGGTCATTCAACTATGCAATTTGTACGGTTTGCAAATAGGTGGCCCGGCAGCGAGGCAGATACTGGCGAGACTTTCAACTCATAACTTCCTGTTAGGAGGAGCACAAATCGGAATCCAACTTGTACTAGGTGGGATACGGCAAGTACTTTTCATTTCAGCTCCAATATCTGGCGGTTTAACCCTTGCTTCAGCCGCTCCAGTTGCCTTTGCTCAGGCTGCCTTGGCTGTTTATACAACAAAAATGACAGGCCGACTCACAGCGCAAGAGCTGCTCCGAGGGAAACACCAACGAGAGGTTCAACCTGGCGACATGCTGAGACGTCTCGCAAAAAGTGATCCTCAAGTTAGACAATGGCTAAGTAATTGGCCGAAGCCAATTCTCAACGCGCCAGGCCAACCAAATACTCTTCTCCCATGA
- a CDS encoding nicotinate-nucleotide adenylyltransferase — protein MTSKLQIIALFGTSADPPTVGHQLLLEGLLTIFPKVVTWASDNPMKTHGTSLEKRQSLLNALVKSINNPNLELVQAISSPWTISTLKKASSLWPSAELVFVIGSDLASQIPQWTNAKAIMQKTRLAIAPRDGWPLKSEQIQELEALGGKIDLLPLVIPATSSSTIRANLERTHIPTSVLRLLLKHHLYGFTSKA, from the coding sequence ATGACAAGTAAACTACAAATAATAGCCTTATTTGGAACTAGCGCTGATCCTCCCACAGTTGGTCATCAGCTTTTACTGGAAGGGTTATTAACTATTTTCCCAAAAGTTGTCACTTGGGCTAGTGACAACCCTATGAAAACACATGGAACCTCTCTAGAAAAAAGACAATCACTTTTAAATGCGCTAGTCAAATCAATCAACAATCCTAATTTGGAGTTAGTACAGGCAATTAGCAGTCCATGGACCATTTCTACTTTAAAAAAAGCTTCCAGCCTCTGGCCATCAGCAGAGCTGGTTTTTGTAATAGGGAGCGATCTGGCTTCTCAAATCCCTCAATGGACAAACGCTAAGGCCATTATGCAAAAAACTCGTTTAGCCATTGCACCCAGAGATGGCTGGCCTCTTAAATCAGAACAAATACAAGAGCTCGAAGCTCTAGGAGGGAAAATTGATTTACTTCCGTTAGTTATTCCCGCCACATCAAGTTCCACGATACGAGCAAATCTTGAAAGAACTCATATTCCAACATCTGTCTTGAGATTACTTCTCAAACATCACTTATACGGATTTACCTCAAAGGCCTAA